The genomic DNA CAAATACCAGGCGGCGCTGGCAGCGGGTGAGCTCAGTATCATTGATCTGGAACAAGCCTGGCAGGAATATAAACCGGTAACCCTGCGCAAGGCCAGCTATTCGATCAAAATGCCCGAAAAGAGGCGTACCGAAACCCTGGTAAAACAGGCGCGAAACGAATTATTGATAAAAAGCATCGATCGCCTGGTATTGCCTTACAAAACCATGGTGGCCAATGACCCCAGTAATATTAAGGCGCGCTTGCAGATCGCTATTCTTTATGCCCGTTATGGTCTATATAAAGATGCAGAGATAGCGTTTGAAGCGCTGGATGAGCTTGCACCGGACAATAGTGCGGTGAAGACCAACCAGGGTAACCTGTACTTCCTGCAGCAGGCGTATGACAAGGCGATTGAGAATTATTCGCGGGCGGCTGAACTGGACAGTGACGATGGTGGTATCTGGATCAACCTGGCAATGGCGCAGTACAAGGCTGGCGATTTAAAGCAGGCGAAAACCAGTTACGAGAGGGCGATTCAGTTGAACGCAGATCTGAAAAAAGAGTATGATGCGTTTAGTAAACTTCTGAGCCAATAGGAACTAAAATTGTGAAGAAAATTGTGACTATATTATTGTTTGTTGGCGTTTTTGCTTTCAACCTGCCAACTATCGCCCAGGCGGCGACTACGATTAACGAAACCAGCTCCCATAGCGTGTTCAAGGGTTTGTTTAAATCGGTATGGACCCATCTGAAGTCATATAATCCAACTCAAAAGCAGTCTGCCAAATCGACCCAGACCTACGTCGCGGGAATTCGGGGTGCAGAATCGACCGATACGCTATTGAAACCCTATTGGAAAGCTGATTTAACCCAGGACGAGCGTTTTCAGGCGGAACTGGAAGATTTCAGCCAGGCGCAGAATATGATGGACGAAGGTGAACTGGAATCGGCCGTGGAACTGTTTGACGGTTTTCTCAGCACCTATCGACAAAGCGCCATGCGCCCGAATGCCCTGTTTGGTAAGGGTATCAGCCTGGCCGGCCTGGGTCAGAAACAAAAGTCCCGGGCTATCATGCGGCAATTCATCGACGAAAACCCAAATCATCCGCTGCGCAAGGATGCCGGACAGGTTATCAAGCAACTGAATTGAACCGTACGGCCGGAAAGGGCTGCTAGCCAAAATCAGGGGATTTCCCCTATCATACCGGCGTGAATATTCTCGCCATCGATACTTCCACCGAGGCCTGCTCCGCCGCGTTGTTACGCGACGATGGCGTGATTTTTCACGAATTTGAAATTGCTCCGCGCCGGCACATGCGGCTGTTACCCGAAATGATGGACCGGGTGATCACCACGTCTGACCTGCAAAAGTCGATGCTTTCGCATTGTGCTTTCAGTAATGGCCCGGGCGCGTTTACCGGTATTCGTATTGCCGCCGCTCAGGCCCAGGGAATTGCGCTCGCGTTAAACATACCGCTGGTACCCGTTTCAACACTGGCGGTTCTGGCGCAGGTTTGCCTGGATCGAACCGACTACGATAGTACGCTGGTAGCGCTGGACGCGCGGATGCAGGAGTTATACTGGGCTGTTTATCATCGAGGCGGGGACGGTTGTGCCGAGCTCGTTGGAACGGAGCGGTTAAGCAGCTTAAGCGAGGTTGTAATCGATTCGGCAATCGAATTCGGTGGTGGACATGGCTGGCTCGACGCGTTACGCGATAGTGTCGTGTTTCCAGTTGATAGCGGATTATTGCCCGATGCGAGGTCACTACTCAAGCTTGCAAAACAAGCGATCGATCGGGGTCTCGTGGTTGATGCAGGCCGGATCAATATCAATTACCTTCGCAACCAGGTTGCCGAAAAAGCTCGACCTTGATGATGCATGAGCCGGTATTTCCCTATGGCCCGGTGGTTGCAAGCGCTGTTTTCAAATCCAGGCCCGGTGACTTCGAGGTAAGCGAGGAACTCGGATTCGAACCCGCAGGAGAGGGTGAGCACCTCTTCCTGCTGGTTGAAAAGAGTGGACTTAGCACGCGGGAACTGATTGACTGTATCGCGAGGGATTACTCGCTCGATCCAAAATTAATCGGATACAGTGGACTCAAGGATAAGCACGCGCTCACCCGTCAATGGCTAAGCTTGCATTTGCCGGGTAAAAGTCCGGCATGCGGGTTGATTGAAGGTAGCGGATACCAGGTTTTAAAACAGGCCCGACACACCCGCAAACTGCGCCCGGGAAGCCACAGCTACAACGCTTTCAAGGTACGATTACACGACGTCGTCGACTTTTCTGAACCAGCCCGTGAACAACTTGACGCAATCGCCGGGCGGGGATTTGCAAACTATTTTGGGACACAGCGATTTGGTCGCCGGCAGGACAACGTCAAACTGGCGCTCAACGAATTACCTCGCCGCAGGCTAAAACGGTCCCGCAGGAGCCTGCTGATATCGGCATTGCGCAGTTACCTGTTTAACCGGGTTCTGGCCCAGCGTATTCACCTCGGGCATTGGGATCTGCCGTTGAACGGAGATGTATTCATGTTGCGCGGAACGCACTCGATATTCACTGATACGCTCGATGATACACTGTTCGATAGATACCGGCTGCTGGATATTGCGTGTACCGGAAGCCTTTACGGCACTGGCCAAAACCTGTTGAGCGGAGAACCCCGTTCGATCGAGGCACGGGTTTATGCTGAATGTGAAGAAATCACGAGCTGTCTCGATCAGCAGGGCGCGAAATTACAGATGCGCGCCTTGCGTGCCGTGGTCGATAACTTCAGTTATGACTACGATGCCGGGAACCGATCGCTGCTATTACAGGCGGATCTACCGTCCGGATGCTATATGACCACGTTACTCGAACATTTCATCAAGGCCCGGGACGTCAGCTAGGCAATTTTCGATAAACACAGAACCAGCCTTCGGATTCGCGATCTTTGTAGTAACTGCCTATTTCACAACTGACCTGGTGCGCGGTACCTGCAGCCACCAGGGACTCCAGTTTCGATTCGAATCCCATCGACTCCCAGAGATCCTGGTGGATCGTGCAGGCCAGAATGCCGCCTGGTTTCAATATTCGAAATATTTCGTCGAGGGGTTCCGGACCCACGTGACCATGGGTAAAGGTCCCCGATGAAATGACCGCGTCATAGCTCGCGTCATCGCGTTCCAACTTGTGGTTGATATCACCAACCAGCAGCTCACGGTAGATGCCGCGTTCACCGGCGACACGCACCATGTCGGGCGAGAGATCGATGCCATCAAGGTTGGTATATCCTTTTTCTGCCAGATACACACAGGTTAAGCCGGTGCCGCAACCGACATCGAATACTTCCGAATCGGTATCGGGCAGGTTATCGCACAGTTGCCGGGCAATTTTCGTTGGCGATGTGTAGCCGAGCTCATCGAGCATCTGGTGATCATAGTCGGCGGCCCATTTCCGGTAGAACTCGACCATACTGGCCTCGTCATCCAGATGATAGGCGGCGTCGACGAATTCACTGGGTCCTTTAGGATCAGGCATGCTGCATGACTTTTAAAGACAGCTCAGAATAGTCTGCGCATCACTGATTTCGAATTGCTTGGGTGCTTCCACGTTCAACACTTCAACCACGTTGTCGTTGACTACCATTGCGTAGCGCTGTGAACGGAGTCCCATACCTGCTGCATCGAGGTCGAGTTCGAGGCCCACGGCGCGTGTAAAATGGGCACTGCCGTCTGCCAGCATCATGACGCAGTCATCGGCATTATGTTCTCTGCCCCAGGCATCCATGACAAAGGCGTCATTGACCGAGAGACACACAATCAGGTCGACGCCCTTAGCAAACAGCTCATCCGAGGCGACGACGTAACCCGGCAGATGGGATGCCGAGCAGGTTGGTGTGTATGCGCCGGGAAGTGCGAACAGAACCACTTTTTTACCGGCGCACAGCTCGCCGGTGTTAATTGTTTCGATGCCGCTGTCGGTCTTGTGCT from Gammaproteobacteria bacterium includes the following:
- the tsaB gene encoding tRNA (adenosine(37)-N6)-threonylcarbamoyltransferase complex dimerization subunit type 1 TsaB: MNILAIDTSTEACSAALLRDDGVIFHEFEIAPRRHMRLLPEMMDRVITTSDLQKSMLSHCAFSNGPGAFTGIRIAAAQAQGIALALNIPLVPVSTLAVLAQVCLDRTDYDSTLVALDARMQELYWAVYHRGGDGCAELVGTERLSSLSEVVIDSAIEFGGGHGWLDALRDSVVFPVDSGLLPDARSLLKLAKQAIDRGLVVDAGRININYLRNQVAEKARP
- a CDS encoding tRNA pseudouridine(13) synthase TruD, whose protein sequence is MMHEPVFPYGPVVASAVFKSRPGDFEVSEELGFEPAGEGEHLFLLVEKSGLSTRELIDCIARDYSLDPKLIGYSGLKDKHALTRQWLSLHLPGKSPACGLIEGSGYQVLKQARHTRKLRPGSHSYNAFKVRLHDVVDFSEPAREQLDAIAGRGFANYFGTQRFGRRQDNVKLALNELPRRRLKRSRRSLLISALRSYLFNRVLAQRIHLGHWDLPLNGDVFMLRGTHSIFTDTLDDTLFDRYRLLDIACTGSLYGTGQNLLSGEPRSIEARVYAECEEITSCLDQQGAKLQMRALRAVVDNFSYDYDAGNRSLLLQADLPSGCYMTTLLEHFIKARDVS
- a CDS encoding class I SAM-dependent methyltransferase — translated: MPDPKGPSEFVDAAYHLDDEASMVEFYRKWAADYDHQMLDELGYTSPTKIARQLCDNLPDTDSEVFDVGCGTGLTCVYLAEKGYTNLDGIDLSPDMVRVAGERGIYRELLVGDINHKLERDDASYDAVISSGTFTHGHVGPEPLDEIFRILKPGGILACTIHQDLWESMGFESKLESLVAAGTAHQVSCEIGSYYKDRESEGWFCVYRKLPS
- a CDS encoding peroxiredoxin, coding for MTIQVGDRLPAVDVQHKTDSGIETINTGELCAGKKVVLFALPGAYTPTCSASHLPGYVVASDELFAKGVDLIVCLSVNDAFVMDAWGREHNADDCVMMLADGSAHFTRAVGLELDLDAAGMGLRSQRYAMVVNDNVVEVLNVEAPKQFEISDAQTILSCL